In Sulfuracidifex metallicus DSM 6482 = JCM 9184, a single window of DNA contains:
- a CDS encoding site-specific DNA-methyltransferase, whose product MIKVIFGDSRNMSEIVDESVGLVLTSPPYYNAPFDFPDLFPSYSAYLDLLKGVGKEVHRVLEKGRAAVFVTADVRIDGVLYPIVADLIKIMQDLGFKYQERIIWKKPEGYIRISRRSGVLIQHPYPLYFYPDNIYEDIVIFKKQGNFTPKNKEESKIDITKFQREKWYSNVWEITNVLPNNKLSKFTAPFPEDLARRIITLYSYVGDVVLDPFTGTGTTLKVAREMGRNAVGYEIDLELKDVIRERIPVSTLFGEEKVEFLEREDAKRLSSNMRAKINEKLENKKVS is encoded by the coding sequence ATGATCAAAGTAATCTTCGGCGATTCGAGGAACATGAGTGAGATCGTTGATGAAAGCGTGGGTTTAGTGCTAACTTCACCTCCCTATTATAACGCTCCTTTCGATTTTCCAGATCTCTTTCCCAGTTACTCCGCCTACCTAGACCTCCTGAAGGGTGTAGGAAAGGAGGTTCACAGAGTCTTGGAAAAAGGTAGGGCTGCGGTTTTCGTTACCGCAGACGTGAGGATCGACGGAGTACTTTACCCTATAGTTGCAGACCTCATAAAGATCATGCAAGACTTAGGCTTTAAATATCAGGAGAGGATAATCTGGAAGAAACCCGAGGGTTACATACGCATAAGCAGAAGGAGTGGTGTACTAATTCAACACCCTTACCCTCTGTATTTCTATCCAGATAACATTTACGAGGATATTGTAATATTCAAGAAACAAGGTAACTTCACTCCCAAGAATAAAGAGGAGAGCAAGATAGATATTACCAAGTTTCAAAGGGAGAAATGGTACTCTAACGTTTGGGAGATAACTAACGTTCTACCTAACAACAAGTTATCTAAGTTTACTGCTCCTTTCCCCGAGGATCTTGCCAGGAGAATCATCACCTTGTACTCATACGTGGGAGACGTAGTTCTAGACCCGTTTACTGGCACTGGCACTACTTTGAAGGTCGCCAGAGAGATGGGGAGGAACGCAGTGGGATACGAGATTGATCTGGAGCTGAAAGACGTAATTAGGGAAAGGATCCCGGTAAGTACACTCTTCGGAGAAGAAAAAGTAGAGTTCCTAGAAAGAGAGGATGCGAAGAGATTATCCTCTAATATGCGTGCCAAGATTAATGAAAAATTGGAGAACAAGAAAGTGAGTTGA